AAGGTGATAAAGGGAGTTTAATAGCATTTACAGATAGTGATTATGCGGGGGATGTTGATGATCGGAATGTGTTTATGCTAGGAACAGGGGCTATTTCATGGTCCTCAAGAAAGCAGCCAGTGGTGACCTTATCTACGACGGAAGCAGAATTCATAGCAGCAGCCTCGTGCGCATGCCAAGGAATCTGGTTAAGAAGGGTTCTTGAAAAGCTCGACCATGCTCAAGGTATTTGCACCACTATTTATTGTGACAATAGTTCTGCTATTAAACTCTCAAGGAATCCAGTTCTACATGGTCGAAGTAAACATATCGACGTGAGGTTTCACTTTCTACGTGAACTTACAAGAGATGGGATAGTAAAGCTGGTGCACTGCAGTACACAAGAGCAGGTGTCTGATATCATGACTAAACCTCTCAAACTGGAGGTCTTTCTGAAGTTACGAGATAAACTTGGCATGTGTGTGATGCCTGGAGTAAACTAAATGCATTAATGCAGTTCAGTTTAAGGGAGGATGTTGAAGTATTAGAATTATTAGGATTCTTCCGTGTTTGTTGCTTAGTTAATTACTTACTTTGTTAATAATGCCCTGGTTTGTAGGGTAATCTGTTTGTTTGAATTGGTCTTAGACCCACTTACACGTTCTTAGGGTTTGTTGTGAACGTGAAgcttatttttctcttttccgTTGTAACAGGCTTGTATAAAGCCTTTGCTTTTGCAATTCAATAATACATGATTTTCAGCCTAAACTAGCAAACTAGCGCTGAGATTCAACAGAAACTGGGTGGAAAATACAGAATCTGTCAAAAAGGGGAAACTATTTTCGATATATGGATTCGTGCTTGGATACTCCCTCCACCAGCTCAACCCAGAGTTCAATGTTTCAGGCCACCAGTGACTCCACCATTGCAGCAACAACAGCTGCTTCGCAAAAGGCGGGGAAAGGGCCGAGTCTGATTTGCCAATCTCATGGGAATTGAAGATTACCCCTCCAGACCTTTGCAGGCCGCTCTGAAGATACAGTTTGAGGAAGGTGAGAAGACTGTTTCAAGTCAATATCTCGGCAACCAATTACTGTGACAATCACAATCTCAAAACGCTCATCTCAGAAATGTAGCATGTAACTCAACTGAGCGGAAAAGAAATCACTTAAAAGAGGGAAAATCCAGCCAAAAATCCTAAGGTAACTAAATCAGTTGTAAGTCTTCCTTGTCTCAAAATCGTTTTAGAAaatttctgctttttttttcttcaccttACAAATATAACTTTACGAAGCTAAACGTAGTAACGTTCTTTATGCAGACCAAAAATGTCGTGAGTGAAGAAAGTGAGAAGAGAATTATTACGGACTATTAAAGTGACGCTTCCCCAATCAAAGCTGGTCTTGCAGACGAAAACCCTAAGGAAGAAGAAACAGATGCCTTTGCATCTCAGAGTGAGTGGAGGTATCGCCTTATTGAATGTAATGTCCAGTGTTGAATATTAAGTATGGCTGCACTCATAAAATGAAAACGTGCATTTGACAAGAAAACGTTGGTGCATTTGTATTTGTGCGAATTCGAGTGCTATTTCTCGAATCATCGGATGCATCTTATATCGGTTCTTGTAATATTGAAATGTTTCTGAATACAATATatcttcaaaattcaaaacaactaCGTTTTGGAAAAACCATAGGAATCTTCATGCGCACAATAGGAAGGCAATTAGAACTTAAGGGAGAGAGGGGGAGGGGGGAGAGAGATACCTGTatgatgttcttgccaaaatCAGCTATGAGATTGGTCAACCTTCTCACATCAATCCATGTCATGGGGTTTAAATTTAATAACTTATCCAAGCCTGGAGCCTCAGTGAGTCCGGGAGAATCACATGCTGAACTTTCATATCTGGTGGTATATCAGGGATTGTACGAAGGTTAAAGCATTTATCTAACTGCAGAgtttcaagctttgaaagacCACTGAGACTGGGTAGAGTATAAAAATCATTCCCTGAAAGATCCAAAACTTGTAAAGAAATTAGACTCCCAAGATCCTTAGGGATTTCATCATCAGCTAATCGGCAACGTGAGAGATGTAATTCCCTTAAAGAGTTTAAGCCGTGTAACGAATGTGGCAAATGAATACTTTCCACATCTGATAGGGATAAACGAGTGAGATTCTTCAATCTTACTATGGAAGGTGGTACTTCTCTTATATTTGTTTGCTCTGCTTCAAGTGTTCTCAGTGATATCATCTCCCCTATATCCTCATGCACTTCTCTGAATTTCGAACACCTATTAAGAAGAAGATTCTCAACAGATTTTGACTTATAGAAATCCCTTGGAAGAGAACAAAGATTGTCACACCTTCTAAGGttcaccaaagaaagtcttttaagATGACCAATGGAGGGGTGAATCTCGAACAAACTCCAACAGCCTTCCAATATCAAATCTTCAAGATTTGGGGCTTGTGAAAAGTCCGGTGATTTCTGTAAGGAAAGGGAATAGCTGAGATCAAGGGTTTTCAAGTTTTGTAGGGACTGTTgcagaaaatcaaaagaaaattgaaattaatatcCGAAATGAAGATGCtataaagaaaagagaagaaatccaaaaaacaaatagaaacaaaacatcATCAGGTGTAATTCATTGTACCTTGGAACCCTCCCAAACTTGTACCAGATTGCTCCACTGCATCTCTAAAACAACTAGTTTATCTTGATTAAAAAAGTCATCTGGTATGGACTTTAAAGGGCAGTCTTCCCAACGCAACCGTATTAACTCTTTGGGAAGATGTTTGTATTCTCCCTTGAGCTCTATGCTGATGCGGTCAAGGGATAAACGAGTGAGATTCTTCAATCTTACTATGGAAGGTGGTACTTCTCTTATGTCTGTTTGCTTTGCTTCAAGTGTTCTCAGTGATATCATCTCCCCTATATCCTCATGCAGTTCTCTTAATTGTTGACAGTAATTAAGAAGAAGAGTCTCAACAGATTTCAATTTATAGAAATCCCTTGGAAGAGAAATAAGCTTATGACAGTGTCTAAGGttcaccaaagaaagtcttttaagATGACCAATGGAAGGTGGTACTTCTCTTATGGCTGTTCGCTCAGCTTCAAGTGTTCTCAGTGATATCATCTCCCCTATATCCTCATGCAGTTCTATGAATTTTGAACACATATTAAGAAGAAGAGTCTCAACAGATTTCAATTTATAGAAATCCCTTGGAAGAGAAATAAGCTTATGACAGTCTCTAAGGttcaccaaagaaagtcttttaagATGACCAATGGAGGGGTGAATCTCGGTCAAACTCTCACACCCTTCCaatatcaactcttcaagatttGGGACTTGTGAAAAGTCCGGTGATTTCTGTAAGGAACGGGAATAGCTAAGATCAAGGGTTTTCAAGTTATGAAGCGACTGTTgcagaaaatcaaaagaaaattgaaattaatatcCGAAATGAAgatgttattaaaaaaaaaaagaagaaatccaaaaaacaaatagaaacaCAACATCATCAGGTGTAATTTATTGTACCTTGGAACCCTCCCAAACTTGTACCAGTTCGCTCCACTGCATCTCTAAAACAACTAGTTTATCTTGATTAAAAAAGTCATCTGGTATGGACTTTAAGGGGCATAGGTCCCAACGCAACCGTATTAACTCTTTGGGAAGATGTTTGTATTCTCCTTTGAGCTCTACGCTGATGCGGTCAAGGGATAAACGAGTGAGATTCTTCAATCTTACTATGGAAGGTGGTACTTCTCTTATGTCTGTTTGCTTTGCTTCTAGTGTTCTCAGTGATATCATCTCCCCTATATCCTCATGCAATTCTCTGAATTTTCGACAGTAATTAAGAAGAAGAGTCTCAATAGATTTCAATTTATAGAAATCCCTTGGAAGAGAAATAAGCTTATAATGACATCCTGAAAGGttcaccaaagaaagtcttttaagATGACCAATGGAGGGGTGAATCTCCGTCAAACTCTCACACCCTTCCaatatcaactcttcaagatttGGGACTTGTGAAAAGTCCGGTGATTTCTGTAA
This is a stretch of genomic DNA from Malus domestica chromosome 02, GDT2T_hap1. It encodes these proteins:
- the LOC103452349 gene encoding disease resistance protein RPV1-like isoform X5; translated protein: MAAQGASSSSSSSKLWKYDVFLSFRGEDTRKGFTGHLRTALEEKGYKTFIDEDDLKRGEEIKPELLRAIEESRISIIVFSKRYADSSWCLNELVKIMECRSKLEQHVLPIFYDVEASDIRKQEGSLAPMFQKHEENICKEEDGKKGEAKRERVKQWREALTEAANLSGYDLKNTENGHEAKLIKKIIYENLWKWLPRTKKLHVAKFPVGINSRVQEIITYLSSGEGNKILMVGIWGMGGLGKTTVAKAIYNQIHHEFEFKSFLADVSDTTSKHGLVHLQKKLSFDIMDQEITISTVDEGICRIEEQFSHRKVLVIMDNIDGVEQLNAIAGNRKWFGPGSRIIITTRDKHLLIKVDKVYQAQILTKGEALELFSWHAFGNSYPNEEYLEVSKKVVSYCGGLPLALEVLGSFLCERPQKVWNSQLEKLERTPDGKIIKPLRMSFDGLDDTEKATFLNISCFFIGEDEDRVAKLLDVCGFSATVGINVLCERCLVTVEGNKLNMHDLLREMARIIISDKSIGDPGKWSRLWSREDVTNVLTYQSGTEEVEGLALHLPYGYDNASFSTEAFANMKKLRLLHLKNVRLNGEYKHLPKELIWFRWKLCPLKSIRDDFFNQPRLVVLEMQWSKLVQVWEGSKKSPDFSQVPNLEELILEGCESLTEIHPSIGHLKRLSLVNLSGCHYKLISLPRDFYKLKSIETLLLNYCRKFRELHEDIGEMISLRTLEAKQTDIREVPPSIVRLKNLTRLSLDRISVELKGEYKHLPKELIRLRWDLCPLKSIPDDFFNQDKLVVLEMQWSELVQVWEGSKSLHNLKTLDLSYSRSLQKSPDFSQVPNLEELILEGCESLTEIHPSIGHLKRLSLVNLRDCHKLISLPRDFYKLKSVETLLLNMCSKFIELHEDIGEMISLRTLEAERTAIREVPPSIGHLKRLSLVNLRHCHKLISLPRDFYKLKSVETLLLNYCQQLRELHEDIGEMISLRTLEAKQTDIREVPPSIVRLKNLTRLSLDRISIELKGEYKHLPKELIRLRWEDCPLKSIPDDFFNQDKLVVLEMQWSNLVQVWEGSKKSPDFSQAPNLEDLILEGCWSLFEIHPSIGHLKRLSLVNLRRCDNLCSLPRDFYKSKSVENLLLNRCSKFREVHEDIGEMISLRTLEAEQTNIREVPPSIVRLKNLTRLSLSDVESIHLPHSLHGLNSLRELHLSRCRLADDEIPKDLGSLISLQVLDLSGNDFYTLPSLSGLSKLETLQLDKCFNLRTIPDIPPDMKVQHVILPDSLRLQAWISY
- the LOC103452349 gene encoding disease resistance protein RPV1-like isoform X2 yields the protein MAAQGASSSSSSSKLWKYDVFLSFRGEDTRKGFTGHLRTALEEKGYKTFIDEDDLKRGEEIKPELLRAIEESRISIIVFSKRYADSSWCLNELVKIMECRSKLEQHVLPIFYDVEASDIRKQEGSLAPMFQKHEENICKEEDGKKGEAKRERVKQWREALTEAANLSGYDLKNTENGHEAKLIKKIIYENLWKWLPRTKKLHVAKFPVGINSRVQEIITYLSSGEGNKILMVGIWGMGGLGKTTVAKAIYNQIHHEFEFKSFLADVSDTTSKHGLVHLQKKLSFDIMDQEITISTVDEGICRIEEQFSHRKVLVIMDNIDGVEQLNAIAGNRKWFGPGSRIIITTRDKHLLIKVDKVYQAQILTKGEALELFSWHAFGNSYPNEEYLEVSKKVVSYCGGLPLALEVLGSFLCERPQKVWNSQLEKLERTPDGKIIKPLRMSFDGLDDTEKATFLNISCFFIGEDEDRVAKLLDVCGFSATVGINVLCERCLVTVEGNKLNMHDLLREMARIIISDKSIGDPGKWSRLWSREDVTNVLTYQSGTEEVEGLALHLPYGYDNASFSTEAFANMKKLRLLHLKNVRLNGEYKHLPKELIWFRWKLCPLKSIRDDFFNQPRLVVLEMQWSKLVQVWEGSKKSPDFSQVPNLEELILEGCESLTEIHPSIGHLKRLSLVNLSGCHYKLISLPRDFYKLKSIETLLLNYCRKFRELHEDIGEMISLRTLEAKQTDIREVPPSIVRLKNLTRLSLDRISVELKGEYKHLPKELIRLRWDLCPLKSIPDDFFNQDKLVVLEMQWSELVQVWEGSKSLHNLKTLDLSYSRSLQKSPDFSQVPNLEELILEGCESLTEIHPSIGHLKRLSLVNLRDCHKLISLPRDFYKLKSVETLLLNMCSKFIELHEDIGEMISLRTLEAERTAIREVPPSIGHLKRLSLVNLRHCHKLISLPRDFYKLKSVETLLLNYCQQLRELHEDIGEMISLRTLEAKQTDIREVPPSIVRLKNLTRLSLDRISIELKGEYKHLPKELIRLRWEDCPLKSIPDDFFNQDKLVVLEMQWSNLVQVWEGSKSLQNLKTLDLSYSLSLQKSPDFSQAPNLEDLILEGCWSLFEIHPSIGHLKRLSLVNLRRCDNLCSLPRDFYKSKSVENLLLNRCSKFREVHEDIGEMISLRTLEAEQTNIREVPPSIVRLKNLTRLSLSDVESIHLPHSLHGLNSLRELHLSRCRLADDEIPKDLGSLISLQVLDLSGNDFYTLPSLSGLSKLETLQLDKCFNLRTIPDIPPDMKVQHVILPDSLRLQAWISY
- the LOC103452349 gene encoding disease resistance protein RPV1-like isoform X1; amino-acid sequence: MAAQGASSSSSSSKLWKYDVFLSFRGEDTRKGFTGHLRTALEEKGYKTFIDEDDLKRGEEIKPELLRAIEESRISIIVFSKRYADSSWCLNELVKIMECRSKLEQHVLPIFYDVEASDIRKQEGSLAPMFQKHEENICKEEDGKKGEAKRERVKQWREALTEAANLSGYDLKNTENGHEAKLIKKIIYENLWKWLPRTKKLHVAKFPVGINSRVQEIITYLSSGEGNKILMVGIWGMGGLGKTTVAKAIYNQIHHEFEFKSFLADVSDTTSKHGLVHLQKKLSFDIMDQEITISTVDEGICRIEEQFSHRKVLVIMDNIDGVEQLNAIAGNRKWFGPGSRIIITTRDKHLLIKVDKVYQAQILTKGEALELFSWHAFGNSYPNEEYLEVSKKVVSYCGGLPLALEVLGSFLCERPQKVWNSQLEKLERTPDGKIIKPLRMSFDGLDDTEKATFLNISCFFIGEDEDRVAKLLDVCGFSATVGINVLCERCLVTVEGNKLNMHDLLREMARIIISDKSIGDPGKWSRLWSREDVTNVLTYQSGTEEVEGLALHLPYGYDNASFSTEAFANMKKLRLLHLKNVRLNGEYKHLPKELIWFRWKLCPLKSIRDDFFNQPRLVVLEMQWSKLVQVWEGSKSLHNLKTLDLSYSRSLQKSPDFSQVPNLEELILEGCESLTEIHPSIGHLKRLSLVNLSGCHYKLISLPRDFYKLKSIETLLLNYCRKFRELHEDIGEMISLRTLEAKQTDIREVPPSIVRLKNLTRLSLDRISVELKGEYKHLPKELIRLRWDLCPLKSIPDDFFNQDKLVVLEMQWSELVQVWEGSKSLHNLKTLDLSYSRSLQKSPDFSQVPNLEELILEGCESLTEIHPSIGHLKRLSLVNLRDCHKLISLPRDFYKLKSVETLLLNMCSKFIELHEDIGEMISLRTLEAERTAIREVPPSIGHLKRLSLVNLRHCHKLISLPRDFYKLKSVETLLLNYCQQLRELHEDIGEMISLRTLEAKQTDIREVPPSIVRLKNLTRLSLDRISIELKGEYKHLPKELIRLRWEDCPLKSIPDDFFNQDKLVVLEMQWSNLVQVWEGSKSLQNLKTLDLSYSLSLQKSPDFSQAPNLEDLILEGCWSLFEIHPSIGHLKRLSLVNLRRCDNLCSLPRDFYKSKSVENLLLNRCSKFREVHEDIGEMISLRTLEAEQTNIREVPPSIVRLKNLTRLSLSDVESIHLPHSLHGLNSLRELHLSRCRLADDEIPKDLGSLISLQVLDLSGNDFYTLPSLSGLSKLETLQLDKCFNLRTIPDIPPDMKVQHVILPDSLRLQAWISY